GGGCCATGCCCGACGGGCAGTGGTCGGCCCATGACTGGCTGGACGACGACGGCATCTCCCACGATCTCATCAGGATGGCGGTAACGGTCACCATCGAAGGCGAGAAGTTCATCGTCGACTACGGCGACTCCGACGACGCGGTACCGGGGCCGGTCAACATGCCTTTCGGGAAGACCTCGAGCCTGGCCAAGTCGGTCTTCAAGTCCCTCACCACTCCCGACACCCCCGCCAACCACGGCCACTTCGAGCCCCTGACGGTGTCCTGCCCGCCCGGGAACCTCTTCCATGCCGTCTACCCGGCGGCCACCTTCACGCTGTGGACGGGAATGGCGGCCTTCGAGTTGATCAACAAGGCCCTGGCGCAGGGGATGGACGAGATCAACGCCTCCTCAGGTTCGGACGAGCCGGGTTTCATGGCGGTGGGAACCCATCCCGAGACCGGGGAGATCTACGCGGTAAGCAACAACGAGGGTATCGGCTGGGGCGCCACACCCGACTACGACGGGGCCACCGCTCTCCAGCATCCCTCCACGACGGCGGTGCGGAACACCTCGATGGAGGTCCTGGAGCACAAGTCCCCGATCTTCCACGAACGCCTTGAGTTGCGGGAGGACTCGGCCGGCGCAGGGAAGTGGCGGGGAGGCCTGGGCATCTGCCGCGAGGTGAGGTTCCTGGCCACCGGAGAGATGCTGTCGATGAAGAAGAAGACCAAGACCAAGCCCTGGGCGCTGCGGGGCGGGCACGAGCCGGAGACCAACGCCATGATCGTGTGGCCCGACACCGACCGTGCCCACCGGGCGCGGATGGAGAGGTTCACCATGCAGCCGGGCGACCGGTTCCGCAACCTCTCGGGGGGTGGGGGCGGTTGGGGGAGCCCTCTCGATCGCCCC
Above is a genomic segment from bacterium containing:
- a CDS encoding hydantoinase B/oxoprolinase family protein, encoding MSKTQALDGATVEVIRHYLNSTSEQMRRTLVRTAFNPVIYEVLDFGISMYDRHRRLISESTGILTFLGANDYAIHKGVEKVGVENLHPGDVVMINYPYWSGAHVSDAMLFTPVFCEGSELPDAYLAVRAHWMDLGAKDPGYVLDSTSMHQEGLIMPGVKLIRRGKIDEQIMAILRYNSRMPETIIGDFHAQISALRVGERRLHQIWEKFGLEKVDAAIDRIIEHGAQTAAEAVRAMPDGQWSAHDWLDDDGISHDLIRMAVTVTIEGEKFIVDYGDSDDAVPGPVNMPFGKTSSLAKSVFKSLTTPDTPANHGHFEPLTVSCPPGNLFHAVYPAATFTLWTGMAAFELINKALAQGMDEINASSGSDEPGFMAVGTHPETGEIYAVSNNEGIGWGATPDYDGATALQHPSTTAVRNTSMEVLEHKSPIFHERLELREDSAGAGKWRGGLGICREVRFLATGEMLSMKKKTKTKPWALRGGHEPETNAMIVWPDTDRAHRARMERFTMQPGDRFRNLSGGGGGWGSPLDRPIELVREDVLDGYVSPEQAEKVYGVKVAADGTATPVGKRQ